The following is a genomic window from Labrus bergylta chromosome 2, fLabBer1.1, whole genome shotgun sequence.
tATTGCTGTTATGTGGCACTAAAAGTACACTAACCCTTACTGTAGAAGCTCCAACTTTAGAAGCCATGCACAACATATTTACATGTGCTATAGTGGGTTACTGTTTTATTAGTTGGTTcttacatttaaacacaggctcccaatttcaaatatttattgtgtctattaacataaaaaataaatacttgaaTTGAATACCATGAAGGACGGGAAGACAACTTAAACTGAGTAAAAGGCATAAATGCAGTAATAGATTATCTtaaattaaagtttttattttgccaACGATGACTTATGACATGTAGTTGTAttctactttaaaaacaaatatgggtTCACATTCTCACAATGGCAACCTGGTCCAACGTAAAAAGTTAAATTTTCTGACATTAGAAGTTGTAGCCTATGTGAGGAAAGTTGTATTTGATGGTCAGTTGTCTTTTATTGAACAAATACAACCAAACACTGTGTCATTTTGACCTTACTATTTAAGACACAAAgagtgtgtttcttttctaaGAATCGTTTGTAAATAGTATTGAAACAATGTGCGATTTTAATACAACTTGAAATTGATAGATAAATACGCACTATGACAACGACGGAAGTTTCTTTCCGCCATATCGACAATGACATCGCTGCGTATTATTGCACTAAGTATGTTGTTGGCGTGTGTATGTTTTTCTCGGGAGCTTGTTGATTTGCTGTCCAGGGGAATTAAAGTGATCTGCATGCTTCATTGCTCTTCCTCCATAAATCAGAACAGAGGTTGTGCCTCTCAGCTGTACAGTTACACAGCTGCTCTGCTGCCTGTCTGCGCTGTGCCATGAGGACCTGAAACCCTCCATTACGCACACGATTTCCGCACCGATGAGTAACAGTAGCTGGGTTTTGTCGCCTGTGCTGCCCCTCACGAGCTTTGGCAATGTGTTGATGTTTCTTTTCAACATTGTCTTGGCGGCGAGCATCCTTTTCCtcaatgtgtctgtgtctttgtccaTCATGCTAAACGGAGCACTGCGTAACGAGAACCGTTTCATGTACATGCTGAGCACGTGCTTCAGCGACATCTGCACTGGTGTTTCTTATTATTATGTGGGTGTTCTGGATGTAAAAGATACATTTAACTCCCCTACGGGAACCTTGTACATTGTGCCCACATTTCTCGGCCTGTCTTATATGGCGATCCTGGCCGCGCAGGCAGACAGATACCACGCGGTGACGGTACCTTTTAAATACTCCCAGCGCATGACCAGAAACAGAACCCTGCTAGTCATCTGCTCATACTGGGTCTATGCGTTTTTGATCGTGGCTGCGAACAACCTGGTCACGGTCACGGTGGCCAAGAGGTTGACGAGCATTGGCACATTTGTGGCGAACATATTCACAGTGATCATAATGATAGGGCTGAATATCAGACTGTTCATCATAGCCAGGTTTCAGTTGGAGAGAGAACCACCTTCTGACGAAAGAGACAACAAGCGCTCCTCGGTGTATCTTATCTTGGTGGTGGCTGCGTTTTTCTTATCTGCTTGGCTCCCCATATTCCTTCATATCACGGCCTGTAATTTCATTGGTTCCATATGTTATACTTTTAAGAATGAAGGCACTGACCCTCTACGCCTTTTGCCCCGAGTTAACGCGTGCCTGACTCCCATCCTGTACATAAGAGGATGCACTGCGATCAGAACCACGCTGCTGTCTAAGGTGTGGAAACCCTGCTGCAGGACGAGGTAAGGGAGGCAATACGCAATTATTTAACAACCAACCTCATGAAATTCATGTTCTTATTTTGTAATCTTTCCCGAAAGACGCATCTTCTGTCATGAAATGTGTAGTTGCTGTAACAGTTAGTCAGTGAATCTTGAAATGGAGCCAATCTTTTCCCCTTGTCATCATCAGGCGGCATCCCGGACGGCTTGGCCCTGCAGGCATCCAGTCCCCGCGGCGTACTTCAAAAGTCGGATGGATGTCTAAGTAAATGATGTTTAAATCCAACAGAATCAAACTATTCAAACATCCGTCATTAAACGCTGAGGGAAGGTTCGGGCTATTAGTTGGACATATTCTGAGatgaaatcttttaattaacaaaGGCCCTATACTTACtttccttacttttttttatttttaataaaaacacatgacagcATTTCAGATCTTTATAATCGAGATTGTTCCAGAAAGCACTGAAAGACTTACAAATGAACACTGtttttgaattgattgatttTCCATACATCCTATGAAATTTGTGTATGTTATTTCCagggatgtgtgtttgtttttgaacgTGAAGagctttacattttcttctcttaaaGTTTTCTTAATagaaacaatgaaatgaaatatgtgTCTGTGAGTCTTAATATTGCTTGGTTTAATATTCCTCCAACATCTTTCCTAAGTTTGATACTTTAGTGCTCTTTTAAATTAAGTCTTTTGAGATGCATGGCAATACTTTGTGACATCAAATCACACCACATTCATTGGCTATATCAATACAATTCTTGTATAAAGGTACAATGGACCTATAGGTTTTGACAAAATCGTAAAAACTTcccaagagttttttttatcatgttttttttattatagccATTGACATCCAGCGTTAAGCGAGCTAATCATTGAGAAACACATGATGTGCGTCTAAGCACCTTTATTATGCAATAGAGCACGTCTGCCTCCCATGCCCGCAGAGGATGCAGTTTCCTCGGCAACCACAGAGGGTCACAAGAGCTCTTTGGCACCGCGCCATAACTTGGACATCAGTGGAATGTGAGccttaaagaaaacagaagcaCGGGAGATTAAACCGGTTCAATAACTAGATCAATCTCCCTCGTCGGCtcctgtaattaaaaaaagttcaagataAGCCGCAGCCTGCTGGCATCATTAAAGTAATAGATAGAAAGTATGGAGGTGAGATCCATCTCTAGGTGGTTTTCTATTGGCTGACGACTAGTCAGGTCCTTCTGTGCTAAGAGGAGGAGCCAACAGAGCGCAACACTTCCGCACCTCTTGTGCCCAATGTTCGAACCAACACCATCTCCCCCTTACTACTTCTCTCTATCATTGTGCAACATCATCATAGTCTGCCCCATTAATCATCGTTAGATCTGCTTTGACTTGAAGTGTCAGATTTTATAATTAAATCCAACATTTAAAGTAATCTCAGTCTAAATAGAGTTGATGCAGTTGTTTATAGTGACTGGAATAGCCATATTAAGTACATCACATGTTGAAATCATAGGTTGAAATCTCAGTCTAAAAGTGGATACTCTCATGGGCTTGCAGAGAAAAGGGAACACTGCAAAAGATGTTATCTAACTTCATCTGCATCATTACGCTCTGCATTTTATATtgaaatgtgttgaagtaaTAAAGAACATTTCCACATTCCTGTTAAACAAACTTCAatcaaacacaataaaatattgaGAAGGGAATCACTCATTATCAGTTTCCAGTTTTTTGTCGAAACATGACCTACTcacacttgttttattttattttttttatatgtatttagATGAAACTTCGCAGGAAACAAACGAGTATCTCCCATAACCTTTAATAAAAGAAAGGCAAGTCTATATATTGTACAACACATCTTGCCAATTAGTAGGCCTATATTCTTTGCAGCGTGGACCTGCATTGAGCAGTATAGGACTCTAGCTGAGTCGTGCTGTTAAAAGAAGGCCTAAACCTCAGTGTGCAGACTGCACactcccccctctgtctctctctctctctctctctgccatctTGCAGGTAAAGTAGCCAGGGGTCCTGGGCTGAGAAAGTGGCAAAACCCTCCCACAGTGGgatgttttctctgctgcacTCTGGGCTGGTTCCTATTCAAATGTGGGTCAGGGGTGAGGAAGCCTAACGTCATAAGCTTGCAACATGGCGTCCCGAAGGCTGTGAGATGAGCAGGAGGATGGTAAAGAACGCTTGAGAACGATCCTACCGATGTAAGAAGGTATTTTAAgtgattttcttctctttattgtGGATTGTTAATGCGTAGATGGGTTGCTTCCATGTATGTTTTGATCGGATCGCTTttctcgctgctgctgctgcatgcatCGAGGGGGTTTCGGCGTTACGCTGGTGTTTTTTCCACGGCGTGCCAACAAAAAGGGGCTCCGCTGGTGCCTATTCTGGCTCTACCAGCCTGCTTGGCAAGCCGAGAAAGTCTCACTCAATTGCCTCTAGTGTATCGTAACccgcaacaaaaacacatactgTTTGTTTTGAGGTTTCTTTTGGCGTCGTGTGCTTGTTGGAAGAGATGCCCAACAGGATGAGCGTGTGTACCAAACGATTACCAGGCTGGCAAAGCACATTAGGCGACAGAAAGAAGCCACACACGGCTCGTCGTCGCGCTTCAATGAGATGTTTCCACACTTTACCTCGTTTTATCCATTCCAAAATCCATTTGCAATGGTCCAATGTTTACGTAAATGTTGGTATCGCAACTAGCTGGAGGTTTCATCAGATCTCTCACGTAATCACAACACTGAGTTTTCCAAATGAATTGCTCTTATTGTGATAAATTAATCTGAATTCGTTGGTTTTTACGCACGTAATTCTGAGCAATCATCCCGATGCTCAAATATGGTATCTTTCAGTCGATACCCACAGTGTAATCTGCATTGTTTATATGTAGGTTAAGGCACAGTGGTCTAAGGCAgggctaattaaaaaaaatgattgcacAAGATTACAGATACTCTTTACTGTGTAGATgcagatgctttttgaaaacgTTGTCTTATAAACGTGAATTCTATCGATACAAGGGCTTGTAGCCTATGTGTCTTTGTAACCTATACGTGGGCTACTGCTATACATCGACCATCTTTGTGATCGACTACAGTGTGGGTGTAACGTTACATTCTGACCCAAAACTGCTCTCCAGAAACAATGTGGCGTGACATATTCCCGGGTGTAAATTACTGTCCCCAGTAAGAAAACAAGGCTCAACAGTATGTTGTATATGAATCAAactttaattcaattcaatctATAATCTTCTGGTATATAGAACAACAATGTATGTGCTCAGGTGTGAAGGAGACTTGGCTTCTCAGGTGATTAGTGTTGTTAAAGTACCAAGGGGCATGGAGATAATAAGGCA
Proteins encoded in this region:
- the LOC109991568 gene encoding adenosine receptor A1-like — its product is MSNSSWVLSPVLPLTSFGNVLMFLFNIVLAASILFLNVSVSLSIMLNGALRNENRFMYMLSTCFSDICTGVSYYYVGVLDVKDTFNSPTGTLYIVPTFLGLSYMAILAAQADRYHAVTVPFKYSQRMTRNRTLLVICSYWVYAFLIVAANNLVTVTVAKRLTSIGTFVANIFTVIIMIGLNIRLFIIARFQLEREPPSDERDNKRSSVYLILVVAAFFLSAWLPIFLHITACNFIGSICYTFKNEGTDPLRLLPRVNACLTPILYIRGCTAIRTTLLSKVWKPCCRTRRHPGRLGPAGIQSPRRTSKVGWMSK